In Pseudomonadota bacterium, a single window of DNA contains:
- a CDS encoding sulfotransferase domain-containing protein, with the protein MNLSKYLIRKLAELGVKRRSSSENIYHCCVQKTASQWVRDVLSDARIFKNCGLRTFDYNRNLPAGVKPSIRLTEDRVAISLPPRTIVSPLYLSYEAFKAIPKPQVYKAFFVSRDPRDIVISWYFSMKFSHSTELGATHTHRKKLNSLGISEGLVYCLNAQAEYGVFDALNSWIDAQSDDSKVLLTKYEDLTGPGQICEFKKLLFHLDIEMSEATLRAVLDAHSFKKMSGGRNQGEFDQKSHFRKGISGDWKNYFDSGLSDLLDELSGNVVEKLGYGR; encoded by the coding sequence GTTGGGAGTAAAACGCAGGTCTTCTTCAGAGAATATTTATCATTGCTGTGTACAGAAAACTGCGAGTCAATGGGTTAGAGACGTGCTATCGGATGCCCGGATATTCAAAAATTGCGGCCTGAGAACCTTTGACTATAACCGTAATCTTCCAGCTGGCGTCAAGCCATCAATCAGGCTTACGGAAGATCGTGTCGCAATTTCTTTGCCACCCAGAACAATAGTTTCGCCGCTGTATCTCAGCTATGAGGCATTTAAGGCCATACCGAAACCACAGGTTTATAAAGCCTTTTTTGTGTCACGTGACCCACGGGATATTGTGATCTCATGGTATTTTTCCATGAAATTTTCTCATTCAACTGAATTGGGCGCTACTCATACCCATAGAAAAAAGCTCAACTCCCTGGGGATTTCTGAAGGTTTGGTTTATTGCTTGAATGCACAGGCTGAATATGGCGTTTTCGATGCCCTGAACTCATGGATTGATGCTCAAAGTGATGATTCAAAGGTGTTGCTGACAAAGTATGAGGATCTTACTGGTCCGGGTCAAATTTGTGAATTCAAAAAACTCTTATTTCATTTGGATATTGAAATGTCAGAAGCTACTTTGCGTGCTGTGCTGGATGCGCACTCATTCAAAAAAATGAGTGGCGGAAGAAATCAGGGAGAATTCGATCAAAAATCCCACTTCCGGAAAGGAATATCTGGTGATTGGAAGAATTATTTTGATTCCGGCCTCTCCGATTTATTGGATGAACTTTCAGGGAATGTTGTCGAAAAATTGGGTTACGGAAGATGA